The genomic window TGGTCTGATGGTACATAATATTGAGTTGAAACCCGGCAAGGGTGGCCAACTGGCCCGCAGTGCCGGTACCGCGGCTCGTATAATGGCCAGGGAAGGTTCCCTGGTGACCCTTAAGCTTCCCTCAGGGGAAGTCCGGATGATCCATGAGAACTGTGTGGCTACCATAGGTGAAGTCGGCAATAAGAGCCATGAAAGCGTGGATTTGGGCAAGGCTGGACGGGCCCGCTGGCTCGGCCACCGACCCAAGGTTCGGGGTGTGGCCATGAATCCTGTGGATCATCCCATGGGGGGTGGCGAAGGAAAATCTTCTGGTGGCCGCCATCCGGTTTCACCGACAGGGAAGCTAGCGAAGGGACATAAGACCAGGAAAAGAAATCATCCAGCTGACCGCTACATTGTGAAACGAAGAGGCTAGAAATATGCCGCGCTCAGTGAAGAAGGGTCCATATGTATCCGAAAAACTTAACCAGACAGTGGAAGAGCTAAATAAGTCTGGGAAAAAGAAAGTGATCAAGACCTGGTCCCGGCGGTCAACCATCACTCCTGAGTTTGTAGGACACACTTT from Candidatus Neomarinimicrobiota bacterium includes these protein-coding regions:
- the rplB gene encoding 50S ribosomal protein L2, which produces MPIRSIKPTTPGQRFMSVSTFEELTTGTPVQALTEALRKSGGRNNQGRMTIRRRGGGHKRRYRVIDFKRDKIGIEGTVRTIEYDPNRTCRIALVQYIDGERRYILAPDGIKVGDIVIASRDRAPLRPGNTMPLAKIPAGLMVHNIELKPGKGGQLARSAGTAARIMAREGSLVTLKLPSGEVRMIHENCVATIGEVGNKSHESVDLGKAGRARWLGHRPKVRGVAMNPVDHPMGGGEGKSSGGRHPVSPTGKLAKGHKTRKRNHPADRYIVKRRG
- a CDS encoding ribosomal protein S19 family protein is translated as MPRSVKKGPYVSEKLNQTVEELNKSGKKKVIKTWSRRSTITPEFVGHT